Part of the Oscillospiraceae bacterium genome, GTTTCGCCGGAGCAGGGGACGATACCGCCTTGTTCCTGCGCCATTGCTTCCAAGGTACGAAGACTGGTGGTGCCAACCGAAATAATCCGTCTGCCTTCTTTTTTGGCAAGATTTAGGATATCTGCTGTTTCTTTGGGCACCTGATACCATTCCTTATGCATCTTGTGGTTATTCACATCATCCACGCTGACGGGACGGAAAGTTCCCAGTCCTACGTGCAGGGTCACATAGCAGGTGATAACCCCTTTTTCTTCCAGCCGTTTGATATATTCTTCGGTAAAGTGAAGACCTGCGGTAGGAGCCGCAGCGGAACCGTCAAATTTGGCATACACGGTCTGATAACGGTTTTTATCTTCCAGTTTTTCTTTGATGTAAGGAGGGAGGGGCATATTGCCCAGTTTTTCTAAAATTGTTTCAAACACGCCGTCGTAGAAGAATTTTACAATTCGTCCGCCGTCATCTAATTCTTCAATCACCTCGGCTACTAATTCGCCATTACCGAAAATAATTCTGCCGTTTAATTTGATACGTTTGGCAGGTTTCATTAACACTTCCCATTCGTCTAAATTGCGACGTTTTAAAA contains:
- the queA gene encoding tRNA preQ1(34) S-adenosylmethionine ribosyltransferase-isomerase QueA; this translates as MRTDDFNYVLPEEMIAQTPLKDRTSSKMMVLDKETGNIVHSRFYHLIEYVKPGDVLVFNNTRVLPARLYGVKEGGTAHIEVLLLKRRNLDEWEVLMKPAKRIKLNGRIIFGNGELVAEVIEELDDGGRIVKFFYDGVFETILEKLGNMPLPPYIKEKLEDKNRYQTVYAKFDGSAAAPTAGLHFTEEYIKRLEEKGVITCYVTLHVGLGTFRPVSVDDVNNHKMHKEWYQVPKETADILNLAKKEGRRIISVGTTSLRTLEAMAQEQGGIVPCSGETEIFIYPGYEFKVIDGLLTNFHLPKSTLLMLVSALSDREKILNAYEKAKENEYRFFSFGDCMLLL